The segment AAACTTTTGCCAGAACTTGAAAATCTCTTTGAAGATTCACTCAGGATGATAAGATGGGCATCGGAGCTTAGATTCAACATAAAAGAAAAGGAATACGAATTTATTTCTCTTGGAAAGGCAGGAGAATATCCCATGAATTATGGCTCTGTGGTAACAAGCTCTGGCAGGGAGATGGAAATGGAAGAATTTATGAATTCTATAAAGGAATTCCAGAAGCCTTACTCCACTGCACTCTTTTCAGGACTTAGGGGAAAGGATGATCTAAGAACCTATATTGTTGGTCCGCTTTCAAGGATAAATCTAAATTATGAATTATTACCTGATGTCATAAAGGATGTAATAAAAGTTTCAGGTATAAAGTTTCCATTAAAAAATATAAAATTATCAATAATTGCAAGGTCTATAGAACTTGCTTACTGCATCTATGAAGCAATAAGATTAATAAAATCCTATGAAGAGCCTGAAAGACCCTTCATAGATTATGAACCCGTTGCTGGAAGAGCTACCTGGATAACAGAGGCTCCAAGGGGCATGCTTATTCACAGCTATGAATTTGACGAAAAGGGTCTCGTAAAAGAGGCTGTTCTCATACCTCCCACATCTCAGAATCTCTATCATATGGAGGAAGAATTAAGAGATTTTATTAGAGAATCTCATGACAGAGCACCCGAGTTTATAAGGAAAGAATGTGAAAAGATAATCAGAAGCTATGACCCCTGCATATCCTGTTCTGTCCATCTCGTAAATTTGATAAAATAAAATATGAATTTTGAGATTATTGATATATCCGGTGATGTCGGGTTAAGGGTTGAAGGTAAAGAACTAGAGGAAATCTTCATAAATGCTACAAGGGGTCTATATAGCCTTATCACTGATCCAGATAGCATAAAACCTGAAAAGACCCTCAACATTCAGGTCAGAGCCCACAGTATTGAAAGTCTTTTAGTTAATTTTTTAAATGAACTTATATTCCATTTTGATGCCTACGGATTTATCGGCAGAAGTATAGATTTAGAAAGCAACATTAAAGGCATAAACATCCCAGGTGAAGACAGTGAACTATGGATAAAGGCTTTACTTAAAGGTGAA is part of the Thermodesulfovibrionales bacterium genome and harbors:
- a CDS encoding Ni/Fe hydrogenase subunit alpha; this encodes MSKKIIKVDSLSRIEGEAAFIIEFGADGYENLKLKIFEAPRFFEAFLKGRNCQDVIDFTARICGICPVAYQMSAVHAIEKIFRIEIPESIIKLRRLLYCGEWIESHGLHIYLLHGPDFYDLPDAWSSKTYIEILKKGLKFKRAGNSIIKAIGGRSIHPVNVRVGGFYSIPRKEELLKLLPELENLFEDSLRMIRWASELRFNIKEKEYEFISLGKAGEYPMNYGSVVTSSGREMEMEEFMNSIKEFQKPYSTALFSGLRGKDDLRTYIVGPLSRINLNYELLPDVIKDVIKVSGIKFPLKNIKLSIIARSIELAYCIYEAIRLIKSYEEPERPFIDYEPVAGRATWITEAPRGMLIHSYEFDEKGLVKEAVLIPPTSQNLYHMEEELRDFIRESHDRAPEFIRKECEKIIRSYDPCISCSVHLVNLIK
- a CDS encoding archease encodes the protein MNFEIIDISGDVGLRVEGKELEEIFINATRGLYSLITDPDSIKPEKTLNIQVRAHSIESLLVNFLNELIFHFDAYGFIGRSIDLESNIKGINIPGEDSELWIKALLKGEDFDPEKHERRLLVKAATYHNLKFYREGDRWRVEIIFDI